A window of Mycolicibacterium fluoranthenivorans contains these coding sequences:
- a CDS encoding class I SAM-dependent methyltransferase: protein MSAADIALPPDAARLFEFAETVIGFMPADEGRALYDAAVHYLRGGIGVEIGTYCGKSTVLLGAAARQVGGVIYTVDHHHGSEEHQPGWEYHDTTLVDPVTGRFDTLPTLRHTLDLAGLEDSVIPIVGKSPTVAQVWRTPLQFLFIDGGHTEEHAQRDYDGWATWVAPGGGLVIHDVFPDPKDGGQAPYHIYRRAIDSGDFREVSVTSSLRLLERVS, encoded by the coding sequence ATGAGTGCAGCCGACATCGCCCTGCCACCTGACGCCGCGCGGCTCTTCGAGTTCGCCGAGACCGTCATCGGCTTCATGCCCGCCGATGAGGGCCGGGCCCTGTACGACGCGGCCGTGCACTACCTCCGCGGTGGCATCGGAGTCGAGATCGGCACCTACTGCGGCAAGTCGACGGTGTTGCTCGGGGCCGCCGCCCGCCAGGTCGGCGGCGTCATCTACACCGTCGACCACCACCACGGCTCCGAGGAACACCAGCCCGGCTGGGAGTATCACGACACCACCCTGGTCGACCCGGTCACCGGACGTTTCGACACCCTGCCCACGCTGCGGCACACCCTGGACCTGGCCGGCCTTGAGGACAGTGTCATCCCGATCGTCGGCAAGTCCCCGACCGTGGCGCAGGTGTGGCGAACGCCGTTGCAATTCCTGTTCATCGACGGCGGCCACACCGAGGAGCATGCCCAGCGCGACTACGACGGGTGGGCCACATGGGTCGCACCCGGCGGCGGCCTGGTGATCCACGACGTCTTCCCCGACCCGAAGGACGGCGGCCAGGCGCCGTATCACATCTACCGTCGCGCAATCGATTCCGGTGACTTCCGCGAGGTCTCCGTCACCAGCTCCCTGCGGCTGCTGGAGCGC